Proteins from a single region of Salvelinus fontinalis isolate EN_2023a chromosome 15, ASM2944872v1, whole genome shotgun sequence:
- the LOC129811567 gene encoding pre-mRNA-splicing factor syf2 isoform X1 gives MTTSSSVHCVTSDIQSEDFLPANPTMASCFEVSASVTDEQTECAASQKREERLRKFRELHFKRNEARKLNHNEVVEEDKRLKLPTNWEAKKARLEWELMTDEKKKECAAKGEDYDRVKLLEISAEDAERWERKKKKKNPDPGFSGYAEAQLRQYQRLTKQIKPDMDGYERQREQCGEDFHPTSNSLIHGTHIPSKEGIDRMVEDVEKQIEKRAKYSRRRAYNDDADIDYINERNAKFNKKAERFYGKYTAEIKQNLERGTAV, from the exons ATGACGACCAGCAGTTCCGTTCATTGCGTAACATCCGACATTCAGAGTGAAGACTTCCTGCCTGCCAACCCAACGATGGCGTCCTGTTTTGAG GTATCTGCGTCGGTCACAGATGAACAGACCGAATGTGCTGCATCtcagaaaagagaggagagactgcGAAAATTCCGGGAACTGCATTTCAAAAGG AATGAAGCACGCAAGCTCAATCACAATGAGGTTGTGGAGGAGGACAAAAGACTGAAGCTACCAACTAACTGGGAGGCAAAGAAAGCCCGTCTGGAGTGGGAACTAATGACTGATGAAAAGAAAAAG GAGTGTGCGGCCAAAGGGGAGGACTATGACCGGGTGAAACTGCTAGAGATCAGTGCTGAGGATGCTGAGCGGTgggagagaaagaagaagaagaagaaccctGACCCAGGATTCTCAG GTTACGCGGAGGCCCAGCTGCGACAGTACCAGCGCCTCACCAAACAGATCAAACCAGACATGGACGGCTACGAGAGGCAGCGAGAGCAGTG TGGCGAGGACTTCCACCCCACATCCAACAGCCTGATCCATGGGACCCACATCCCATCCAAGGAGGGCATCGACCGCATGGTGGAGGATGTGGAGAAACA GATTGAGAAGCGGGCCAAATACAGCCGACGCAGGGCCTATAACGATGACGCAGACATCGACTACATCAATGAGAGGAACGCCAAGTTCAACAAGAAGGCAGAGCGGTTCTATGGCAAATACACAGCCGAGATCAAGCAGAATCTGGAGAGAGGCACAGCAGTCTAA
- the LOC129811567 gene encoding pre-mRNA-splicing factor syf2 isoform X2: MASCFEVGVLANEKVSASVTDEQTECAASQKREERLRKFRELHFKRNEARKLNHNEVVEEDKRLKLPTNWEAKKARLEWELMTDEKKKECAAKGEDYDRVKLLEISAEDAERWERKKKKKNPDPGFSGYAEAQLRQYQRLTKQIKPDMDGYERQREQCGEDFHPTSNSLIHGTHIPSKEGIDRMVEDVEKQIEKRAKYSRRRAYNDDADIDYINERNAKFNKKAERFYGKYTAEIKQNLERGTAV, encoded by the exons ATGGCGTCCTGTTTTGAGGTTGGTGTTTTGGCAAATGAAAAG GTATCTGCGTCGGTCACAGATGAACAGACCGAATGTGCTGCATCtcagaaaagagaggagagactgcGAAAATTCCGGGAACTGCATTTCAAAAGG AATGAAGCACGCAAGCTCAATCACAATGAGGTTGTGGAGGAGGACAAAAGACTGAAGCTACCAACTAACTGGGAGGCAAAGAAAGCCCGTCTGGAGTGGGAACTAATGACTGATGAAAAGAAAAAG GAGTGTGCGGCCAAAGGGGAGGACTATGACCGGGTGAAACTGCTAGAGATCAGTGCTGAGGATGCTGAGCGGTgggagagaaagaagaagaagaagaaccctGACCCAGGATTCTCAG GTTACGCGGAGGCCCAGCTGCGACAGTACCAGCGCCTCACCAAACAGATCAAACCAGACATGGACGGCTACGAGAGGCAGCGAGAGCAGTG TGGCGAGGACTTCCACCCCACATCCAACAGCCTGATCCATGGGACCCACATCCCATCCAAGGAGGGCATCGACCGCATGGTGGAGGATGTGGAGAAACA GATTGAGAAGCGGGCCAAATACAGCCGACGCAGGGCCTATAACGATGACGCAGACATCGACTACATCAATGAGAGGAACGCCAAGTTCAACAAGAAGGCAGAGCGGTTCTATGGCAAATACACAGCCGAGATCAAGCAGAATCTGGAGAGAGGCACAGCAGTCTAA